Proteins found in one Drosophila innubila isolate TH190305 chromosome X, UK_Dinn_1.0, whole genome shotgun sequence genomic segment:
- the LOC117793505 gene encoding death-associated protein kinase related translates to MNAAGCLEHVWLKDECALDRQIYLQTQHDADFVQDEDEDDEDVDDDEEEEEDEEEEEDVEEEAEAEQQQKQQQQQQQSSTTATTTIKATLTPNNSNKATHNGHRAHSSSKIPIATSHKLSPSTETTTAIHTLPQTLTMSPATTPTTATTMPATTKPTQIVTPTRRASDSDKENTYTATFVKKPVASTATIQIGSNGLEESTVIATLALFPDAPTTPKVIRKTPATEASSATSVKALVKKFQLEELEAHNSASCSATCSAISISTSTSSNSSSSSNSNSNSTSNSNSISSPQLQLQQPRKCSVPSVMLPTVSNSNMRRSISGTTSNNASNGSNSSCGNNTRRASEPLTAVHKKQNNMSSSNSSSVSIGSPSPSASSNGTAGSSNNNSNNSSNSCSCNTLATCLHVRKFCLI, encoded by the exons ATGAATGCCGCCGGCTGCCTGGAGCATGTCTGGCTGAAGGATGAGTGTGCGTTGGACAGACAAATCTATTTGCAGACACAGCATGATGCTGATTTTGTGCAGGACgaggatgaagatgatgaagatgttgatgatgatgaggaggaggaggaggacgaggaggaagaggaagatgTCGAGgaagaggcagaggcagagcaacagcaaaagcagcagcagcagcaacaacagagcagcacaacagcaacaacaacaattaaagccACACTAAcacccaacaacagcaacaaagccaCGCACAATGGCCACAGGGCGCATTCAAGCTCCAAGATACCGATTGCCACTAGCCACAAGCTAAGCCCGAGCACCGAGACAACAACAGCCATACACACACTGCCCCAAACGCTGACCATGtcgccagcaacaacaccaacaacagcaacaacaatgccagcaACAACGAAACCAACACAAATTGTGACGCCAACGCGACGTGCTTCAGATTCGGATaaagaaaatacatatacGGCGACATTTGTTAAGAAACCGGTGGCCAGCACAGCGACCATACAGATTGGCAGCAATGGTCTCGAGGAATCGACAGTGATTGCCACATTAGCCCTGTTCCCGGATGCACCCACAACGCCCAAAGTTATACGCAAAACGCCCGCAACGGAGGCAAGTTCAGCGACATCGGTGAAGGCTCTTGTCAAGAAATTCCAACTGGAGGAGCTTGAGGCGCATAATTCAGCCAGCTGTAGCGCCACTTGTTCcgccatctccatctccacctccacctcttcaaattccagctccagctccaattCTAATTCCAATTCCacctccaactccaactcaaTATCGTCTCcgcaattgcagctgcaacagccaCGCAAATGTTCCGTGCCCAGCGTTATGCTGCCAACTgtaagcaacagcaacatgcgTCGCAGCATCAGCGGCACCACGAGCAACAACgccagcaacggcagcaacagcagctgtggcAACAACACGCGTCGTGCCTCAGAGCCATTGACAGCGGTGCACAAGAAACAGAACAACATGAGttcaagcaacagcagctctgTGTCCATTGGCAGTCCAAGTCCGAGTGCCAGCAGCAATGGCACcgctggcagcagcaacaacaacagcaacaacagcagcaa cagctgcagctgcaacacgcTTGCAACATGCCTGCACGTGCGGaagttttgtttgatttga